In Flavobacterium cerinum, one genomic interval encodes:
- a CDS encoding T9SS type A sorting domain-containing protein, protein MKKQLYILIAFFIANFVQGQVAIAQAEYFWDTDPGQGNATAISAADGNFNSAFEKIAASGINLPGVGLHKFNIRFKDNQNLWGSTFTTIVAVEATTTTEPVTIIQAEYFWDTDPGYGNGTPILAADGNFNSAYEKLLSNGIPLPSSVGLHVFNIRLKDNQGLWGSTFKNVVNVENVLSVNDPTASNFYFYPNPATSTVNFNKEITQVVVLDLNGRIIKTSSDSNQLNIADLAAGTYVLKITTPDGHAFTKKMIKR, encoded by the coding sequence ATGAAAAAACAACTTTATATATTGATCGCCTTTTTTATAGCTAATTTTGTTCAGGGACAAGTAGCTATAGCGCAAGCCGAATATTTTTGGGATACCGATCCGGGACAAGGTAATGCTACTGCAATTTCAGCAGCCGACGGTAACTTTAACAGCGCTTTCGAAAAAATTGCCGCTTCCGGTATAAATCTGCCAGGTGTCGGCTTACATAAATTCAATATTCGTTTTAAAGATAATCAGAATCTATGGGGATCTACTTTTACAACTATTGTTGCTGTAGAAGCTACCACCACCACAGAACCTGTTACGATTATACAGGCCGAATATTTTTGGGATACCGATCCCGGTTATGGTAACGGAACACCGATCCTGGCCGCCGACGGAAATTTTAATAGTGCTTACGAAAAACTTCTTTCAAATGGAATTCCTCTTCCAAGCTCAGTCGGGTTACATGTATTCAACATTCGTTTAAAAGATAACCAGGGACTCTGGGGATCTACTTTTAAAAATGTAGTTAATGTTGAAAACGTTTTAAGCGTTAATGATCCAACCGCTTCTAATTTCTACTTCTACCCTAACCCGGCTACTTCAACTGTAAATTTCAATAAAGAAATAACACAAGTAGTTGTATTGGATCTGAACGGAAGAATTATCAAAACATCCAGCGACAGCAATCAATTAAATATTGCTGATTTAGCTGCCGGAACTTACGTTTTAAAAATAACGACTCCTGATGGTCATGCTTTTACCAAGAAAATGATTAAAAGATAA
- a CDS encoding IS1182 family transposase: MYNKSKVVFKDYNPKQNFLLPPSLEELIELNHPVRTVSDVIDGLDLECLIKNYKPGGTSSYHPRMLLKVLVYGYLCNIFSSRRLEEALKQNIHFMWLSGMSRPDHNTINRFRSERLKDEVRSIFTQVVLLLESQGHVSLKTVFTDGTKIEANANRYTFVWGRSIERNKRRIEEQLQDLWEYTQQVAATESKDKTEVEFKAIDKEAVEKTIKKIDTALKGKKICPKVRQKLNYARKNWPANLEKYAKQEDIMGKRNSFCKTDTDATFMRMKEDHMKNGQLKPGYNLQISTHNQFIVNYSLHPNPNDTRTLPEHIKIFKEHYNRLPEELVADAGYGSQENYTLLDNEGVEAYVKYNHFDKDTRTGIPSISLSNPEVAQLRTKAYNLLVTDRGKELRKQRCHDVETVFAQIKNNKGFRRYNLRSKAKAEVETALLAMAHNLKKCPVRTS; encoded by the coding sequence GTGTATAATAAATCAAAAGTAGTCTTTAAAGATTACAATCCCAAGCAAAATTTTCTACTTCCTCCGAGTTTAGAGGAGCTGATAGAACTCAACCATCCAGTAAGAACCGTTTCCGATGTGATTGACGGTCTTGATTTGGAATGCCTTATTAAGAATTACAAACCAGGCGGCACTTCCAGTTACCATCCCCGCATGCTTCTTAAAGTGTTGGTTTATGGTTATTTGTGCAATATTTTTTCCAGCCGCAGGCTTGAGGAAGCCTTGAAGCAGAATATCCATTTTATGTGGTTAAGCGGTATGAGCCGTCCTGACCATAATACTATAAACCGCTTTAGGAGTGAACGCCTTAAAGATGAGGTACGCAGCATCTTTACCCAGGTTGTATTGCTTTTAGAATCCCAGGGACATGTGAGCCTTAAAACTGTTTTTACCGATGGTACAAAAATAGAAGCCAATGCCAACCGGTACACTTTTGTATGGGGCAGATCCATCGAAAGGAATAAAAGGCGCATAGAAGAGCAGCTTCAGGACTTATGGGAGTATACGCAGCAAGTTGCCGCTACTGAATCTAAAGACAAGACAGAAGTTGAGTTTAAGGCTATTGACAAGGAAGCTGTTGAAAAGACTATTAAGAAGATTGACACCGCCCTTAAAGGCAAAAAGATATGCCCTAAAGTACGGCAGAAGCTTAACTATGCCCGTAAGAACTGGCCTGCAAACCTTGAGAAGTATGCTAAGCAAGAAGATATAATGGGTAAGCGAAACAGCTTTTGTAAGACCGATACTGATGCTACTTTTATGCGGATGAAAGAAGACCACATGAAGAACGGACAGTTAAAACCGGGATATAACTTACAGATAAGCACACACAACCAGTTCATTGTAAATTACTCTTTACACCCTAATCCCAATGATACAAGGACGCTACCCGAACATATAAAAATTTTTAAAGAACACTACAATAGACTACCTGAAGAACTTGTGGCTGATGCAGGTTATGGTTCGCAGGAAAACTACACATTACTTGATAATGAAGGTGTTGAAGCATATGTAAAATATAATCATTTTGACAAAGACACCAGAACAGGAATACCAAGTATCTCTTTATCTAATCCCGAAGTAGCCCAGTTAAGAACAAAAGCTTATAACCTGCTCGTAACCGACAGGGGAAAGGAACTCAGAAAGCAACGCTGTCATGATGTAGAAACCGTGTTTGCCCAGATAAAAAACAACAAAGGCTTCCGCAGGTATAATCTGCGTAGCAAAGCCAAGGCCGAAGTGGAAACGGCATTACTTGCTATGGCTCATAACCTCAAAAAATGCCCTGTTAGGACATCATAA
- a CDS encoding DinB family protein gives MKETEILLRQTENVYKQTNTLLQSVPYEKWDIMPDIMETTVNWQVGHLIVSHYYHSVWVIIGMQTDLLQTLPLKKYGVYFTSGSPNDSIGRFNPNELFRDLVFIQQKSIEILSQLSDDILEFPLEPTGFPHPIAKNKREAIEWNIQHTGYHCGQLGMLIRVINKRFDYGLRL, from the coding sequence ATGAAAGAAACGGAAATCTTATTACGTCAGACAGAAAATGTCTACAAACAAACCAATACCCTTCTGCAATCCGTTCCTTATGAAAAATGGGATATTATGCCCGATATAATGGAGACTACGGTAAACTGGCAGGTCGGTCATCTGATTGTTAGTCATTATTACCATTCCGTTTGGGTTATCATCGGTATGCAAACAGACCTGTTACAGACATTGCCGTTAAAAAAATACGGTGTTTATTTTACATCCGGTTCACCGAATGACAGTATCGGGCGTTTTAATCCGAACGAGTTATTTCGGGATCTTGTCTTTATTCAGCAAAAATCGATCGAAATCCTAAGCCAACTATCAGATGATATCCTGGAATTCCCATTGGAACCGACCGGATTTCCACATCCGATTGCAAAAAATAAAAGAGAAGCCATTGAATGGAATATCCAACACACCGGGTATCATTGCGGACAATTGGGAATGTTAATACGGGTGATCAACAAACGTTTTGATTATGGATTACGGCTGTAG
- a CDS encoding helix-turn-helix transcriptional regulator, with the protein MQLLQKGQFFGETNRRLTLDGLTITDTEYTHEKVDWHYHENPYFTFILQGQVIETNRKETYHCSAGSLLFHNWDDAHYNIKPPGYTRGFHIEMEHDWFTKRDWNTHDLQGSFSVKDPDANLIFYQLFKESLLSDNLTSITTELLLLEALNTIKTQNKEMINTAPSWINPLRELLHEQDISEWTLSDLSELFSIHPVHLSRYFPKFFGCSLGEYIRKIKIKKALHLLSVRHKSLAAIALESGFSDQSHFNRCFKEQLGITPLHYRKFLQP; encoded by the coding sequence ATGCAGCTATTACAAAAAGGTCAATTTTTCGGGGAAACCAACAGACGGCTCACATTGGACGGACTCACCATAACCGATACCGAATATACTCATGAAAAAGTAGACTGGCATTATCATGAAAATCCCTATTTTACTTTTATTCTACAAGGTCAGGTAATCGAAACCAACCGAAAAGAAACCTATCATTGTTCGGCCGGTTCGCTCCTATTCCACAATTGGGACGATGCCCATTATAATATAAAACCACCCGGATATACGCGAGGCTTTCATATTGAAATGGAGCATGATTGGTTTACAAAACGCGATTGGAATACACATGATTTACAGGGCAGTTTTTCTGTAAAAGATCCGGATGCCAATTTAATTTTTTATCAGCTTTTTAAAGAGAGTCTCCTTTCAGATAACCTGACATCTATTACAACTGAGCTTTTACTTCTGGAGGCTTTAAACACGATCAAGACACAAAATAAGGAAATGATCAATACCGCTCCTTCATGGATTAATCCGTTACGGGAATTACTTCATGAACAGGATATCAGCGAATGGACATTATCCGATTTGTCGGAATTATTTAGTATCCATCCGGTACATCTATCCCGTTATTTTCCAAAGTTTTTCGGTTGTTCACTAGGCGAATACATTCGGAAAATCAAAATCAAAAAAGCCTTGCATTTATTATCCGTTCGACATAAATCACTTGCAGCTATTGCTTTGGAATCGGGTTTCTCCGATCAAAGTCATTTTAACCGCTGTTTTAAAGAACAGTTGGGAATAACTCCTTTACACTATCGTAAGTTTTTACAGCCTTAA
- a CDS encoding TetR/AcrR family transcriptional regulator, protein MERKSTSGTIRNKERSKEKFMEAVGEILTKEGYLGLKVNTIAATAGVDKKMIYNYFGGTDQLIDTYVTSQDFWSNVKEDSVEINDGGREFSKKSLTAQFDYVSQNKSLQNILLWGLAEKRSSLQHIAGERERNGEQLLTQITDPYFAENATQYRAIMAILISGIYYLNLYKDGNCDTFCGIDLTKETGLDTIKKAIEKLIDLVYDDQNKKSQILKK, encoded by the coding sequence ATGGAAAGAAAATCAACATCGGGTACAATTCGGAATAAGGAACGCAGTAAAGAAAAATTTATGGAAGCGGTAGGAGAAATTTTAACGAAAGAAGGATATTTGGGTTTAAAAGTAAATACAATCGCAGCAACTGCCGGAGTTGATAAAAAAATGATATACAACTACTTTGGCGGAACTGATCAATTGATTGATACTTATGTAACCTCTCAGGATTTCTGGAGTAATGTAAAGGAAGATAGTGTTGAAATTAATGATGGCGGTAGGGAATTTTCAAAGAAAAGCCTGACAGCACAATTTGATTATGTATCCCAAAATAAAAGCCTGCAAAACATACTGCTTTGGGGATTGGCCGAAAAAAGGAGTTCTTTACAACATATAGCCGGAGAGCGGGAGCGAAACGGAGAACAATTGCTAACACAAATTACCGATCCGTATTTTGCCGAAAATGCAACCCAATATCGGGCTATCATGGCTATATTGATCTCCGGAATTTATTACCTGAACCTGTATAAAGACGGTAATTGTGATACGTTTTGCGGAATAGATCTGACAAAAGAAACAGGATTGGATACAATAAAAAAGGCCATTGAAAAATTGATTGACCTTGTTTATGATGATCAAAATAAAAAAAGCCAGATTTTAAAGAAATAG
- a CDS encoding serine hydrolase domain-containing protein, which produces MKTWVLCIIYLFIGLPFLSAQNIVTPNAIDNPIHRQYSGKIVFLSQPSDSQQIAASDFIDSFELKEGQPLAARFFLANSLTNYLHQLDQTLSVEQLIQNGNYQFSFYVDNKLIYTENLTTGAGTVQSKNQWTQFRIPLISITNEDSWGRFLWGRFYYGNGGSDALFGGKHLLKIEVRPYLKTVNGIKTGTVIASGELNFSTPVIQLTAKQIALQVIQPGSNWPLSKEPLNRKKIEELNKRIAEKRFKNITSIAVIKNGKLLLEEYFNEANRNTLHDTRSVGKSFASTLTGIAIQDRYIKSENQSLKDFYELKKYDHYDVQKDSVTLKNLLTMSSVFDGFDFDSDSPGNEENMYPTANWVQFTLNLPVDRNKRNGEQWNYFTAGVVLIGDILHQNVPGGLETYADQKLFHPLGIRNYKWQYTPQKVANTAGGLQLNTLDLARYGQLYQNKGKWNGKQLIPQSWVTKSFTNYFPENEHNKGYGYLFWRELFTVNGKNYEAYACSGNGGNKIYIFQELPLVIVITATAYNQSYAHSQVEKIVTEYLLPALLNP; this is translated from the coding sequence ATGAAAACCTGGGTACTTTGTATTATTTACCTCTTTATCGGACTTCCTTTTTTATCGGCACAAAACATTGTCACACCAAATGCAATTGATAATCCGATTCACCGACAATATTCCGGGAAAATTGTTTTTCTTTCCCAACCTTCCGATAGCCAACAAATCGCGGCTTCTGATTTTATCGACAGTTTTGAATTAAAGGAAGGCCAACCTTTAGCAGCCCGCTTTTTTCTGGCCAATTCCTTAACGAATTACCTGCATCAGCTTGATCAAACATTATCGGTTGAGCAATTAATTCAAAACGGAAATTATCAATTTTCTTTTTATGTCGATAATAAGCTGATTTATACCGAAAACCTTACTACCGGTGCCGGAACAGTTCAAAGTAAAAATCAATGGACGCAATTTCGTATTCCATTGATCAGTATAACAAATGAAGACAGTTGGGGGCGTTTTCTCTGGGGACGCTTTTATTATGGAAATGGCGGAAGCGATGCATTATTCGGCGGCAAACATCTGTTAAAAATTGAAGTACGTCCTTATCTTAAAACAGTAAACGGTATCAAAACCGGAACCGTAATCGCATCCGGTGAACTAAACTTTAGTACGCCGGTTATTCAATTAACAGCAAAACAAATAGCCTTACAAGTCATACAACCCGGTAGTAACTGGCCACTCTCAAAAGAACCTTTAAACCGGAAAAAAATTGAGGAATTAAATAAACGAATTGCCGAAAAACGTTTTAAAAACATCACTAGTATTGCTGTGATTAAAAACGGAAAACTATTACTCGAAGAATATTTTAATGAAGCCAACCGAAATACGCTTCACGATACGCGTTCCGTTGGGAAATCCTTTGCTTCAACCCTAACGGGAATCGCAATTCAAGACAGGTATATTAAAAGTGAAAACCAATCACTAAAGGATTTCTATGAGCTGAAAAAATATGATCATTATGATGTGCAAAAAGATAGCGTCACCTTAAAAAACCTGTTGACAATGAGTTCTGTTTTTGATGGTTTTGATTTTGATTCCGATTCGCCCGGTAATGAAGAAAATATGTATCCGACAGCTAATTGGGTTCAGTTTACACTCAATCTGCCGGTTGACCGCAACAAAAGAAACGGAGAGCAATGGAATTATTTTACAGCCGGAGTCGTTTTAATCGGTGATATACTCCATCAAAATGTTCCCGGTGGATTGGAAACGTATGCGGATCAAAAACTGTTTCATCCTTTAGGTATCCGGAATTATAAATGGCAATATACCCCTCAAAAAGTAGCCAATACGGCCGGAGGATTACAATTGAATACACTCGATCTGGCGCGATACGGTCAGCTTTATCAAAACAAAGGAAAATGGAACGGAAAACAGCTTATTCCGCAATCGTGGGTTACTAAATCCTTTACTAATTATTTCCCCGAAAATGAGCACAACAAAGGTTACGGTTATCTGTTCTGGCGTGAACTTTTTACTGTCAACGGAAAAAATTATGAGGCTTATGCCTGTAGCGGAAACGGCGGTAATAAAATTTATATTTTTCAGGAGTTGCCTTTGGTTATTGTAATTACTGCCACTGCCTATAATCAGTCATATGCTCATTCTCAAGTCGAAAAAATAGTGACGGAATATCTATTACCTGCACTACTAAATCCTTAG
- a CDS encoding ankyrin repeat domain-containing protein, whose product MEKMTLENATSILKKHNLEPDGKHLFDAFGNMELLEALLVAGADANYVEAQFNVPVLSLAYSRQEYTNFRLLLDYGANPDVPSSVFTNREPIIFEIASPQTGVDGFLYLMIKAGIDLNQMHPESGYTLLQHAASRYYVSLENLEHLIEKGADPNLPNRDGQTLYDLIDSEKIKLDKPVLLALKKHQTGYVERPIAFQIVAPPQKPEWDTYFSCPRGSFRVVKVLDKTNDTLTVRMYRTERHDIDFPRTHTDSLSIIFALLEHSKTPSEWKDAVSVFHFTGNHAALARYYIQSHIVSDFNLTMNAEIWEEKNYKPFDDMAEETREKLQQATMTITVTEPEMLKTIEVGSWAKIPGFNVAPLWYLENKTTSQYYFFYISGGGRWIAKEGEIGTEAKGKVIGGIASGGYYKEEYIRAEAFVSKKFEEGFELIYKNFDTAYNLEEGIEEAAREAKINENKNQDYSEAAFEALKEKDVEKLAEILKTGVHPDTLKDNYGNSMLEATGGAYYPEAFHLEMLKLLLDYGADPNHELYQHEPLLQKVCRHAKNELADEMVRALLDAGADISTVGSKMYQFTSNLQAACQGGMLWYIEYLLEKGADVHYKDENGLSALNYAVRAERNVVETIDLLLKNGADKNDLNMFCYSKNVFEYAETPEVVYKLVDLGFDINMPTYNSDYPAILTMAKRGSVTMFDTFLKLGGMDEMHRVLNCLYEPLDRNSKSTIEEQIEKIRLIQKLGYSLLSYTNLNPIERLVEKNLKKRKKITKWEEKALLDLWEMDCAPRRLHELNKLYEYVTKVDCKPMIEKCGNYITEIQTALN is encoded by the coding sequence ATGGAAAAAATGACGCTTGAAAACGCTACATCCATTCTTAAAAAACACAATCTCGAACCCGACGGAAAACACCTTTTTGATGCTTTTGGAAATATGGAATTATTGGAAGCACTATTGGTGGCAGGAGCAGACGCAAACTACGTTGAGGCCCAGTTCAACGTTCCGGTACTTTCGTTGGCCTATAGCCGACAAGAATATACAAATTTCCGATTACTTCTTGATTATGGTGCGAATCCCGATGTACCTTCAAGCGTGTTTACGAATCGCGAACCGATTATTTTCGAAATTGCGAGTCCGCAAACTGGAGTTGACGGCTTTCTTTACCTTATGATCAAAGCCGGAATCGACTTGAATCAAATGCATCCGGAATCGGGATATACCTTGTTACAACACGCCGCAAGCCGCTATTATGTGTCGCTTGAAAACCTTGAGCATTTGATCGAGAAAGGAGCTGATCCAAATCTGCCAAACCGGGATGGACAAACGCTTTACGACTTGATCGACAGCGAAAAGATCAAACTTGATAAACCGGTTTTACTTGCCTTAAAGAAACATCAAACGGGTTATGTCGAACGTCCGATTGCATTTCAGATTGTTGCACCGCCCCAAAAACCGGAATGGGACACTTATTTTTCTTGTCCCCGTGGTTCGTTCCGGGTTGTAAAAGTGCTGGATAAAACCAATGATACGCTTACCGTAAGAATGTATCGTACCGAACGACACGACATCGATTTCCCGAGAACACATACCGATTCGTTGAGCATCATTTTTGCACTTCTGGAACATTCGAAAACACCATCGGAATGGAAAGATGCGGTTTCAGTGTTCCATTTCACGGGTAATCATGCTGCTTTGGCACGCTATTATATCCAATCGCATATCGTTTCGGATTTCAATCTGACTATGAATGCCGAGATATGGGAGGAGAAAAATTATAAACCTTTCGACGATATGGCTGAAGAAACGCGTGAAAAATTACAGCAAGCTACAATGACGATTACCGTAACCGAACCGGAAATGCTCAAGACGATCGAAGTAGGAAGCTGGGCTAAAATCCCGGGATTCAACGTTGCACCGCTTTGGTATCTCGAAAACAAGACGACTTCACAGTATTACTTTTTTTATATCAGTGGCGGTGGCAGATGGATAGCAAAAGAAGGCGAAATCGGTACGGAAGCGAAAGGTAAAGTCATCGGTGGCATTGCCAGCGGCGGGTATTATAAAGAAGAATATATTCGGGCGGAAGCGTTCGTTTCAAAGAAATTTGAGGAAGGTTTTGAACTCATCTATAAAAATTTTGATACGGCTTATAACCTTGAAGAAGGAATTGAGGAGGCAGCAAGGGAAGCGAAAATCAACGAAAATAAAAATCAGGATTACAGTGAAGCAGCATTTGAAGCGTTAAAAGAAAAAGATGTTGAAAAACTGGCGGAAATACTTAAAACCGGGGTTCATCCGGATACACTGAAAGACAATTATGGAAACAGCATGCTTGAAGCTACCGGAGGAGCCTATTATCCGGAAGCGTTTCATCTCGAAATGCTCAAGCTTTTGCTGGATTACGGAGCGGATCCGAATCATGAGCTGTATCAACACGAACCCTTGTTACAGAAAGTGTGCCGACACGCAAAAAATGAATTAGCGGATGAAATGGTACGTGCATTACTTGATGCCGGAGCGGATATTTCGACCGTCGGATCTAAAATGTACCAGTTCACTTCAAACCTGCAAGCCGCTTGCCAGGGCGGTATGTTGTGGTATATTGAATACCTTCTGGAAAAGGGGGCCGATGTGCATTATAAAGATGAGAATGGCCTTTCGGCATTGAATTATGCCGTGAGGGCGGAACGGAATGTGGTTGAAACCATCGATTTACTACTCAAAAACGGAGCTGATAAAAACGATCTGAATATGTTTTGCTATTCCAAAAATGTGTTTGAATATGCTGAAACTCCTGAGGTCGTGTATAAGCTTGTCGACTTAGGATTTGATATCAATATGCCAACGTATAACAGTGATTACCCGGCTATTCTGACCATGGCCAAAAGAGGTTCGGTGACCATGTTTGACACCTTCCTGAAACTGGGTGGAATGGATGAAATGCACCGCGTTTTGAATTGTCTTTACGAACCGCTGGACAGAAATAGTAAATCCACGATCGAGGAACAAATCGAAAAGATACGACTGATACAGAAACTTGGGTATTCGTTGCTTTCGTATACCAATCTCAATCCGATTGAACGGCTTGTCGAAAAGAATCTCAAAAAGCGCAAGAAAATTACCAAATGGGAAGAAAAAGCCTTGCTTGATCTTTGGGAAATGGATTGCGCACCAAGACGTCTGCATGAGCTTAACAAACTATACGAATACGTAACAAAAGTGGATTGTAAGCCGATGATCGAAAAATGCGGAAACTATATTACTGAGATTCAAACTGCTTTGAATTAA